A window of Desulfovibrio sp. UIB00 genomic DNA:
GCCAGTCAGGAGAAGCGGCAGGAATTTGCCGAGCAGATGCAGCGCAACAGGCCTGTAGTCCGTTAGAAAGTGTTTTGTTTTCTGCCGGGGCCATGCAAGGCTTGCGGCAGAATGTTCAGATTTGTTTGCGGCGGCTCTGCAAGAGCGCGCCGACGGCGGAGCAGGGCCGTGCAATCGTTCGGCCCTGCTTGCCCGGAATATGACGAAGACATTCAACAAGGTGGCTTTTTATGGTGCCTACGGTTGCCGGAGAAGAGTATCTTGCCATTCTGCTGCTGCTCATTATTGCGCTGCTTTTTGGCGTTCTTACGTTGTTTTTCGGGCGGTTTTTCCGCATGCGTCGGCCCTACCGCGAAAAGCTCATGCCCTATGAATCCGGCAACGAGCCAACCGCCGAGCCGCGCACGCGTTTTTCCATCAAATTTTATTACGTTGCCATTCTTTTTGTCATCATCGATGTGGAAGCCATCTTC
This region includes:
- a CDS encoding NADH-quinone oxidoreductase subunit A; the protein is MVPTVAGEEYLAILLLLIIALLFGVLTLFFGRFFRMRRPYREKLMPYESGNEPTAEPRTRFSIKFYYVAILFVIIDVEAIFLYTWAVEFVRLGSLGLAEMLTFMTLLVLAYAYAWKKGAFEWVK